The following are encoded in a window of Nitrospinota bacterium genomic DNA:
- a CDS encoding cytochrome c, whose product MKTLITLVTTLLFLFTFSASAKADPMKGEELFKKKCAACHNINDKAKVGPGLAGITKRHTDAWLTKWIADPQAVWKENDKETQELKSRMKDGAKRDKTKMKLKIDSNSIPDIIDYLKTL is encoded by the coding sequence ATGAAAACTTTAATTACTCTTGTAACAACACTTCTGTTTCTCTTCACATTTTCCGCTTCAGCGAAAGCAGACCCGATGAAGGGTGAGGAGTTATTCAAGAAGAAATGTGCCGCTTGCCACAATATTAACGACAAGGCAAAGGTGGGGCCAGGTTTGGCAGGGATCACCAAACGGCATACCGACGCATGGCTGACAAAATGGATAGCAGATCCGCAGGCGGTCTGGAAAGAAAACGACAAGGAAACCCAGGAACTCAAAAGCAGGATGAAAGACGGCGCTAAAAGGGACAAAACAAAAATGAAGCTGAAGATAGATTCCAACAGTATCCCGGACATAATCGACTATCTCAAGACGCTTTAA
- a CDS encoding CPBP family intramembrane metalloprotease: MEKLDKRGLAWFLAFVFGVTLAVLLFATDRNASVRSHTIQFLVLALMFSPGLSAFIVRKFITREGFGNAGMKWGHGKYYLYVWGGMPLLFLLLYSLTWIFDAAPDFTLQGFFEKYGMTQEDLFAPQEVIIAAVFAASLLTGPILNFIPSFGEEYGWRGYLLPKLLPLGEWRALVLSGFIWGLWHVPFVLLLGFAFEENRLVGAALFTIVLTLLGILFGFLWLASGSTLLASFAHGVFNAQAYGIWLILFPNADPLIGGRTGVIAILVLALPVAFIYGYLGKKRYRIYNSQ, from the coding sequence ATGGAAAAACTGGATAAAAGAGGATTGGCCTGGTTCCTTGCATTCGTATTCGGGGTCACGCTCGCGGTTCTTCTCTTCGCCACGGACAGGAACGCATCAGTCAGAAGCCACACGATCCAGTTTTTGGTATTGGCCTTGATGTTCTCTCCAGGACTCTCCGCTTTCATAGTCCGTAAATTCATCACGCGTGAGGGTTTCGGCAATGCCGGCATGAAATGGGGCCATGGGAAATACTACCTGTATGTTTGGGGGGGAATGCCGTTACTTTTTCTGCTGTTATATTCACTGACGTGGATATTCGATGCCGCGCCGGATTTCACGCTTCAAGGTTTTTTCGAAAAATACGGGATGACCCAGGAGGATCTCTTCGCGCCTCAAGAGGTGATCATCGCCGCCGTATTCGCGGCCTCGCTCCTGACAGGGCCGATTCTGAACTTCATCCCCTCGTTCGGGGAGGAATACGGCTGGCGAGGCTACCTGTTGCCGAAACTCCTCCCTTTGGGCGAATGGAGAGCCCTCGTCCTTTCCGGATTCATCTGGGGCCTTTGGCATGTCCCCTTTGTTCTCCTGCTCGGCTTTGCCTTTGAGGAGAACCGCCTTGTCGGAGCGGCGCTCTTTACGATAGTGCTGACACTCCTCGGTATCCTGTTCGGTTTTCTCTGGCTTGCCTCTGGTAGCACACTCCTTGCTTCGTTCGCCCACGGTGTATTCAACGCACAGGCGTACGGCATATGGCTCATCCTTTTCCCGAATGCCGATCCGCTGATCGGCGGGAGAACAGGGGTGATCGCTATACTGGTTCTCGCTCTCCCCGTGGCGTTCATATATGGCTATTTAGGAAAAAAGCGATATAGGATTTATAATAGCCAATAG
- the polA gene encoding DNA polymerase I: MEKKRLFLIDAPGFYYRAFYGLKGNLRSAKGEPTNAVYGFVKMMGKIIREEKPDAVAIALDSKEKTFRHEMYPKYKESRMKMPEELSVQLPYIEKLIEAFRIPILKESGLEADDLLGFAAHKGVEEGYNVVIVSGDKDLMQLVGGNITMFDPIKEKYIDSEGVKEKFGVEPGKVIEFLGLSGDSSDDIPGVPGIGPKTALKLLEKYGDIDTILANVEEIDKPKLKQSLIDNADNARLSRKLATIKVDLEIKLDIESLKLGEPDVETLNSLYRELGFKSLIEETKTAPRTEVKTEYKTVLAEEDLDAMIKRLREAGGFAVDTETTSVEPMRAELVGLSFSCSEGEGYYVPIGHDYMDVPKQIPKDVVISKLRPILEDASLEKCGQNIKYDMIVLAREGIHLASVSFDTMIASYLLNAEERRHNLSFLSEKYLGHAMIEYEDVAGKGAKEISFKMVEVEKAAHYSAEDADITWRLSGILKPELKREGLEKLYYEIEIPVIGILARMEMNGIAISEERLKAYSVELDRKLQELEKKIYDAAGEEFNIASPKQLGVILFEKLGLSKVRKTKTGISTDQKTLEALAGEHPLPDLLLEYRMLAKLKSTYVDPLPQLVQSDTGRIHTSFNQAMAATGRLSSSSPNLQNIPVRSEEGRKIREAFHGGEGMLLISADYSQIELRLLAHLSGDRLLVESFQRDEDVHARTAKEIFGALAGESEEMRRIAKAVNFSIIYGKTAFGLARDLRIPRGEASTYINDYFSRYAGVRDFIEKVKGDARRDGFVKTMYGRVRYFPDINSSNRTVREMAERMAVNTVVQGSAADLMKKAMIAVDAALKGSGARMLLQVHDELIMEAPEADMKSVMETVRPAMESAGKLDVPLKVQVSFADNWGSLH, from the coding sequence ATGGAGAAAAAACGGTTATTCCTTATAGACGCGCCGGGATTCTACTATCGCGCCTTTTACGGACTGAAAGGGAACCTCAGGTCCGCAAAGGGGGAGCCGACGAACGCTGTTTACGGTTTCGTGAAAATGATGGGGAAGATCATCCGCGAGGAGAAGCCAGACGCCGTGGCTATAGCCCTTGACTCAAAAGAGAAGACATTCAGGCACGAGATGTATCCGAAATACAAGGAGAGCCGGATGAAGATGCCTGAAGAGCTGAGCGTTCAGCTTCCATATATCGAAAAGCTGATTGAGGCGTTCCGCATTCCGATACTCAAGGAGAGCGGGCTTGAAGCGGATGACCTCCTCGGTTTCGCGGCGCACAAGGGGGTTGAAGAGGGGTACAACGTAGTCATCGTCAGCGGCGACAAGGACCTGATGCAGCTCGTGGGGGGGAACATCACGATGTTCGACCCGATAAAGGAGAAGTATATCGACTCCGAAGGGGTGAAGGAAAAATTCGGAGTGGAGCCGGGGAAGGTGATCGAGTTTCTCGGGCTTTCGGGCGATTCGTCCGATGACATACCGGGGGTTCCGGGTATCGGCCCGAAGACCGCGTTGAAGCTCCTCGAAAAGTACGGCGACATCGATACCATACTCGCGAATGTCGAGGAGATCGATAAACCGAAGCTGAAACAGTCCCTCATCGATAACGCGGATAATGCCAGACTGAGCAGGAAGCTGGCGACCATAAAGGTGGACCTTGAGATCAAACTCGACATTGAGTCGCTAAAGCTTGGCGAGCCGGATGTTGAAACCCTAAATTCGTTATACAGGGAGCTTGGTTTCAAATCGCTTATAGAAGAGACTAAAACCGCTCCGCGAACGGAAGTGAAAACGGAATATAAAACGGTTCTTGCCGAGGAAGATCTGGACGCGATGATAAAGAGGCTTCGGGAGGCCGGAGGTTTTGCGGTCGATACGGAAACGACATCGGTCGAGCCGATGCGCGCGGAGCTGGTTGGCCTTTCGTTTTCCTGCAGTGAAGGGGAGGGGTATTACGTTCCGATCGGCCACGACTATATGGATGTGCCAAAACAGATTCCGAAAGATGTCGTCATCTCAAAGCTCAGGCCGATCCTTGAGGATGCTTCGCTTGAGAAGTGCGGACAGAATATAAAGTACGACATGATAGTCCTTGCCCGCGAAGGGATACACTTGGCATCTGTATCGTTTGACACTATGATAGCCTCCTATCTGCTTAACGCGGAGGAGAGGAGGCATAACCTCTCGTTCCTTTCGGAAAAATATCTGGGTCACGCTATGATCGAATACGAGGATGTCGCCGGCAAGGGGGCGAAGGAGATATCCTTCAAAATGGTTGAGGTGGAAAAGGCGGCGCACTATTCGGCGGAAGACGCGGATATTACATGGCGGCTTTCTGGGATCCTGAAACCGGAGCTGAAGCGCGAGGGATTGGAGAAGCTTTATTACGAGATTGAAATCCCTGTTATCGGAATACTTGCGCGGATGGAGATGAACGGGATAGCGATAAGCGAAGAGAGGCTTAAGGCATATTCCGTGGAACTCGACAGGAAACTGCAGGAATTGGAAAAGAAGATCTACGATGCGGCGGGGGAAGAGTTCAACATCGCCTCTCCCAAACAGCTCGGGGTGATCCTTTTCGAGAAGCTGGGACTGTCAAAGGTGAGAAAGACAAAGACAGGGATCTCCACAGACCAGAAAACGCTCGAAGCGCTTGCCGGGGAGCATCCATTGCCCGATCTTCTCCTTGAATACAGGATGCTTGCGAAACTCAAGTCGACCTATGTCGACCCCCTCCCCCAGCTGGTGCAAAGTGATACCGGCAGGATACATACTTCATTCAACCAGGCGATGGCGGCGACAGGGAGGCTCAGCTCATCGTCACCGAACCTGCAGAATATCCCGGTCCGCTCAGAGGAGGGGAGGAAGATACGCGAGGCGTTTCACGGCGGCGAGGGGATGCTGCTTATATCGGCCGATTACTCGCAGATAGAACTGCGACTCCTCGCCCACCTGAGCGGCGATCGCCTGCTGGTGGAGTCGTTTCAGCGCGACGAGGATGTCCACGCGCGCACCGCGAAGGAGATCTTCGGCGCGCTTGCAGGTGAATCAGAGGAGATGCGGAGGATAGCGAAGGCGGTGAACTTCAGCATCATTTACGGGAAGACGGCATTCGGCCTTGCCAGGGATCTGCGAATACCGAGAGGCGAGGCGTCTACGTACATCAACGACTATTTTTCACGGTATGCCGGGGTGAGGGATTTCATCGAGAAGGTGAAGGGTGACGCAAGGCGTGACGGCTTCGTGAAGACTATGTACGGCAGGGTGAGATATTTTCCCGACATAAATTCATCTAACAGGACGGTGCGGGAGATGGCCGAACGGATGGCTGTGAATACTGTCGTTCAGGGCTCCGCGGCGGACCTTATGAAAAAGGCGATGATAGCGGTAGACGCCGCATTGAAGGGGAGCGGCGCAAGAATGTTATTACAGGTTCACGATGAACTTATAATGGAGGCTCCTGAAGCGGATATGAAATCGGTGATGGAAACGGTTCGCCCGGCGATGGAATCTGCCGGGAAGCTGGATGTCCCGTTGAAGGTTCAGGTGAGTTTTGCGGATAACTGGGGGAGCCTCCATTAG
- a CDS encoding ribbon-helix-helix domain-containing protein, whose product MHNNIFEATPKTDMVSRTFHLHHDQLKPLQKIAKDLGISQSEIVRRSISLFLLEYEKRAESQKI is encoded by the coding sequence ATGCATAACAATATTTTCGAGGCCACGCCGAAAACAGACATGGTTTCAAGGACTTTTCATCTGCACCACGACCAGCTCAAACCGCTTCAGAAGATCGCGAAGGATCTGGGGATTTCACAATCGGAGATCGTAAGAAGGTCTATCTCCCTTTTTCTCCTGGAGTATGAAAAGAGGGCTGAATCACAGAAAATTTGA
- the rph gene encoding ribonuclease PH: MTEAGRERDNGRKVDELRPIIIETGVNMHAEGSVLISMGKTKVICTASVEERVPPFLKGSGKGWVSAEYSMLPRATNTRTQREASKGKLGGRTMEIQRLIGRALRSVVDFEAMGGETSILIDCDVIQADGGTRTASITGGFVAMYLAFGSLIKKGLINKIPVHDFVAAISVGIVKGRPMLDLNYEEDYLASTDMNVVMTGGGKYVELQGTAEEHPFSKEDLEGMTSLAESGIMRLVQVQKEALKGVL; encoded by the coding sequence ATGACTGAAGCAGGCAGGGAACGTGACAACGGCAGGAAAGTGGATGAATTAAGGCCGATAATTATTGAAACCGGGGTAAACATGCACGCGGAAGGCTCCGTGCTAATTTCAATGGGGAAAACAAAGGTGATATGCACCGCATCTGTGGAAGAGAGGGTTCCCCCGTTCCTGAAGGGGAGCGGCAAGGGCTGGGTATCCGCCGAATACTCGATGCTCCCCCGCGCGACCAATACGAGGACACAACGAGAAGCGTCAAAGGGGAAGCTCGGTGGCAGGACCATGGAGATTCAGCGACTCATCGGTAGGGCGTTAAGGTCGGTTGTGGATTTTGAAGCTATGGGTGGGGAGACATCCATATTGATAGACTGCGACGTGATCCAGGCCGATGGCGGAACGCGCACTGCTTCCATAACCGGAGGTTTCGTTGCGATGTATCTCGCGTTTGGATCGCTTATCAAGAAAGGCCTGATCAATAAAATACCGGTGCACGATTTTGTGGCCGCTATAAGCGTAGGCATAGTCAAAGGACGTCCAATGCTCGATCTCAATTATGAGGAGGATTATCTCGCAAGCACAGACATGAATGTGGTGATGACCGGAGGTGGGAAGTACGTCGAGCTGCAGGGGACAGCGGAGGAGCATCCTTTCAGCAAGGAAGATCTGGAAGGGATGACGTCGCTTGCGGAGTCCGGAATAATGCGGCTGGTTCAGGTGCAGAAGGAAGCTCTCAAGGGGGTGCTGTAA
- a CDS encoding septum formation initiator family protein → MKIDTGRGGYETSGPRKDDAVTHGLRPKILFYFTLALALAVSVFSYFKDDGFRNIFKTEKKILSEKELLKRVKEENELLKYRIKTAREDPHNIEKLAREKLNMVGKDDLVFRFYEDGSRDIGSEKNDPVPPLTAPP, encoded by the coding sequence ATGAAAATTGATACCGGCAGAGGGGGGTACGAGACATCAGGCCCCAGAAAAGACGACGCGGTGACGCATGGACTGCGGCCCAAGATCCTTTTCTATTTCACCCTTGCCCTCGCCCTTGCGGTCTCGGTCTTTTCCTATTTCAAGGACGACGGATTCCGCAACATTTTCAAAACTGAAAAGAAAATCCTCTCCGAGAAGGAACTCCTAAAGAGGGTTAAGGAGGAAAACGAACTCCTTAAATACCGGATAAAAACCGCGCGTGAAGATCCCCATAATATCGAAAAGCTCGCCAGGGAAAAATTGAACATGGTCGGCAAAGACGATCTTGTTTTCCGCTTCTACGAGGACGGCTCAAGGGATATCGGGAGCGAAAAGAACGATCCCGTACCTCCGCTTACAGCACCCCCTTGA
- the eno gene encoding phosphopyruvate hydratase, whose product MGKIVDVIGREILDSRGNPTVEVDIFLEDGSAGRAAVPSGASTGKREAIELRDNDKKRYVGKGVVKAVKNINEKIAPRLLGMDATAQVDIDNFLIKLDGTENKKKLGANALLGVSLAVARAAAEYSGLPLYRYIGGANAHLLPLPMMNILNGGSHADNNVDFQEFMIMPVGGKSFADALRMGAETFHTLKSVLKKKGLSTSVGDEGGFAPDLKSNSEAVDLVLEAVTKAGYKPGKDFLIALDPASSEFYEGGKYKVEGKSISSDQMVKLYESWVNQYPIISIEDGLAENDWNGWKNLTDAIGDKTQLVGDDLFVTNSKILEEGISKGVANSILIKVNQIGTLTETLNAIETAHRAGYTTVISHRSGETEDTTIADIAVAVNAGQIKTGSLCRSDRVAKYNQLLRIEEELGGMALFPGRKAFGGK is encoded by the coding sequence ATGGGCAAAATCGTAGATGTTATCGGAAGGGAAATCCTTGATTCCAGAGGAAACCCGACGGTCGAAGTCGACATCTTTCTTGAAGATGGTTCGGCTGGAAGGGCCGCTGTCCCTTCCGGAGCAAGCACAGGAAAGCGTGAAGCTATCGAACTGCGGGACAACGATAAAAAAAGGTATGTCGGCAAAGGTGTAGTAAAAGCGGTAAAGAACATCAATGAAAAGATCGCCCCACGTCTGCTCGGCATGGATGCGACCGCGCAGGTGGACATCGATAATTTCCTTATAAAACTTGATGGAACCGAAAACAAGAAAAAGTTGGGGGCCAACGCCCTGCTTGGCGTTTCGCTTGCTGTTGCCAGGGCGGCGGCCGAATATTCCGGCCTCCCGTTATACAGGTACATCGGCGGTGCCAACGCTCATCTTCTCCCTCTCCCCATGATGAACATTCTTAACGGCGGGAGCCACGCGGACAATAACGTCGATTTCCAGGAGTTCATGATCATGCCGGTTGGCGGGAAAAGTTTTGCCGACGCGCTAAGGATGGGAGCAGAGACCTTTCACACGCTTAAAAGCGTGTTGAAGAAGAAGGGATTATCTACAAGCGTAGGTGACGAAGGGGGATTTGCCCCGGACCTTAAATCAAACTCTGAAGCAGTCGACCTGGTGCTCGAAGCGGTCACAAAGGCGGGATACAAGCCCGGGAAGGATTTTCTGATAGCGCTGGACCCCGCCTCTTCCGAATTTTACGAGGGGGGGAAATACAAAGTCGAAGGGAAAAGTATTTCCAGCGACCAGATGGTCAAGCTCTACGAGAGCTGGGTCAATCAGTATCCGATAATTTCAATTGAGGACGGCCTTGCGGAAAACGACTGGAACGGATGGAAAAATCTAACCGACGCGATTGGCGACAAAACACAGCTTGTTGGCGACGACCTGTTCGTGACAAACTCGAAAATCCTCGAGGAAGGGATAAGCAAGGGGGTCGCGAATTCGATCCTGATAAAAGTAAACCAGATAGGCACACTGACTGAAACGCTGAACGCAATCGAAACAGCGCACAGGGCAGGTTACACGACTGTAATCTCCCACCGCTCAGGGGAAACGGAAGATACGACCATTGCCGATATCGCGGTTGCAGTTAACGCCGGACAGATAAAGACCGGCTCGCTTTGCCGTTCCGACAGGGTCGCCAAATACAACCAGCTGTTGCGGATAGAGGAAGAGCTCGGGGGTATGGCGCTCTTCCCCGGCAGGAAAGCCTTTGGAGGAAAATAA
- the acpS gene encoding holo-ACP synthase yields the protein MILGHGIDVVEIPRMQRIIEKYGERFLEKYFDVSELEYARGLKNIAPYFASRFAAKEAFSKASGTGFTGFGFKDVFVTRESGEPPKFGFSEKLKTVLPGIRESDFFLSISHEKKVAVASVIWVQKK from the coding sequence ATGATCCTTGGCCACGGAATTGATGTAGTCGAAATTCCGCGGATGCAACGGATAATCGAAAAATACGGCGAAAGGTTTTTGGAAAAATATTTTGATGTTTCCGAACTGGAGTATGCGCGTGGTCTCAAAAATATCGCGCCTTATTTCGCTTCAAGATTTGCCGCCAAGGAGGCTTTTTCAAAAGCGTCAGGAACCGGGTTTACAGGTTTTGGATTCAAGGATGTTTTTGTAACGCGGGAAAGCGGCGAGCCTCCGAAGTTTGGATTTTCTGAAAAGCTGAAAACGGTTCTTCCCGGAATCAGGGAATCGGACTTTTTTTTATCCATCTCGCATGAAAAAAAAGTTGCCGTTGCATCCGTGATTTGGGTTCAAAAAAAGTAA
- a CDS encoding HU family DNA-binding protein translates to MAGKAMTKSQIADHIAKNAEITKKLALDIMESIAELAYKEAKNGFTLPGLGKLVIQNRKARIGRNPQTGEEIKIPAKRVLKFRIAKACKDSVLAKK, encoded by the coding sequence ATGGCCGGGAAAGCAATGACAAAATCCCAGATAGCTGATCACATCGCGAAAAACGCGGAGATCACCAAAAAACTTGCACTCGACATCATGGAGTCGATTGCAGAGTTGGCATATAAAGAAGCAAAAAACGGGTTTACCTTACCTGGGCTTGGCAAGCTTGTTATCCAGAACAGGAAAGCGCGCATCGGAAGAAATCCTCAGACGGGTGAAGAGATCAAAATTCCTGCAAAGAGAGTTCTAAAGTTCCGCATTGCAAAAGCTTGCAAAGATTCAGTTCTCGCTAAGAAATAA